The Pseudoxanthobacter soli DSM 19599 region CAAGCGCCTCGCCGCCGCCGACGCCGTTTTCAAGTCGCGCGACGAAGCCGCGTTGCCGGCGATCGAGGCCGCGCTCGCCAAGGAGACCGACCCCGGCATCCGCACCGTGCTCGAACAGGCCCATGCGGTGCTGATCCTCAACGATCCGCAGGCGAACGCCGAAGCCCGCAGCGCCGCCGTCGCCAGCATCGTCGCCCGCGGCGACCAGGATGCGCTTTCGATCCTCGACGCGGCCAAGGCCGGCGCTAGCCCGGCCGACGCCGCCGCGATCGATGCCGGCATCCGCGCGATCCAGAACAAGCAGCAGATCGCGGCGGTGTTCCAGAACGTCTGGTACGGCCTGTCGCTCGGCTCGGTGCTGCTGCTCGCCGCCATCGGGCTCGCCATCACCTTCGGCGTGATGGGCATCATCAACATGGCCCACGGCGAGATGGTGATGCTCGGCGCCTACACCACCTTCGTGGTTCAGGAGGTCTGCCGCGCCTATGCGCCGGACATGATCGGCCTGTCGCTGCCGGTCGCCATCCCGCTCGCCTTCGTGGTTACCGGCGCGGTGGGCGTGCTGATCGAGCGCACCGTGATCCGCCACCTCTACGGCCGGCCGCTCGAAACCCTGCTCGCCACCTGGGGCATCAGCCTGATCCTGCAGCAGGCGGTGCGCTCGCTGTTCGGCCCGACCAACCGTCAGGTCGATGCGCCGAGCTACATGTCGGGCGCGTTCGAGGTTGCCGGCGTCACCATCACCTACGGCCGCATGTGGATCGTGGTGTTCGCCATCGCGGTGTTCTTCGGGTTGCTGACACTGCTGAAGTCGACCTCGTTCGGCCTGAAGATGCGCGCCGTCACCCAGAACCGGAAGATGGCGGCCTCGATGGGCATCCGCACCCCGATGGTCGACACCATGGCGTTCGCGATGGGCTCCGGCATCGCCGGCATCGCCGGGGTGGCGCTCTCCCAGATCGACAACGTCTCGCCCAATCTCGGCCAGGGCTACATCGTCGACAGCTTCATGGTCGTGGTGTTCGGCGGCGTCGGCAATCTCTGGGGCACCCTCGTCAGCGCGCTGACCCTCGGCGTCGCCAACAAGCTACTGGAGCCCTATGCCGGCGCCGTGCTCGGCAAGATCCTGATCCTGGTGCTCCTGATCCTGTTCATCCAGAAGAAGCCGCGCGGCCTGTTCGCGCTGAAGGGAAGGGCTATCGAAGCATGAGCGCGCCATCCAGCACGCCGACCGCCAGTCCCGCCCGCTTCGGCTTCCTCGATACCAAGGGCCGCATCTTCCTCATCGTGCTCGTGGCGGCGGGGATCTTCGTTCCCTTCGCGAACCTGGTGTTCCCGCCGGATTCCGCCTTCCACGTCCCGACCTACGCCGTGTCGCTCATGGGCAAGTACCTGAGCTACGCCCTGCTCGCGCTCGCGCTCGATCTGGTGTGGGGCTATTGCGGCATCCTCTCGCTCGGCCACGGCGCGTTCTTCGCCCTCGGCGGCTACGCGATGGGCATGTACCTGATGCGGCAGATCGGCTCGCGCGGCGTCTACGGCAACCCGGTGCTGCCGGACTTCATGGTGTTCCTGAACTGGACCGAGCTGCCCTGGTACTGGTACGGCTTCGACAGCTTCGCCTTCGCGATGCTGATGGTGGTCGTCGCGCCCGGCATCCTCGCCTTCGTGTTCGGCTGGCTGACGTTCCGTTCCCGCGTCAACGGCGTCTATCTCTCCATCATCACCCAGGCGATGACGTTCGCGCTCCTGCTCGCGTTCTTCCGCAACGACATGGGCTTCGGTGGCAACAACGGCCTGACCGACTTCAAGGACATCCTCGGCTTCGACATCCGCGCCGAGGGCGTCCGCGTGGCGCTGTTCGTCGCCACTCTGGTCGCGCTGGCGCTCGGCTATCTCATCTCCCGCGCGCTGACGCTCTCCACCTACGGCAAGGTGCTCGTGGCGGTGCGCGACGCGGAATCCCGCACCCGCTTCCTCGGCTACCGCGTCGAGCACTACAAGCTCGTCGCCTGGACGGTGTCGGCGATGATGGCCGGCGTCGCCGGAGCGCTCTACGTCACCCAGGTCGGCATCATCAACCCGTCGGAATTCTCCCCGGCGAACTCCATCGAGGCCGTGATCTGGGTCGCGGTCGGCGGGCGCGGCACCCTCGTCGGCGCGGCGCTCGGGGCGGTGGTCGTCAACTTCGCCAAGACGTGGCTCACCGGCGCGCTGCCCGAAGTGTGGCTGTTCGCCCTCGGCCTCCTGTTCGTGGTCGTCACGCTCTATCTGCCGAAGGGCATTCTGGGCGTCGTCAACCAGTGGAAGAACCGCCGCCGGGCGCCGCCTGCGTCCGCCGCCCCCGAACCCGTCGCCTTCACCGCGACCGAAAAGCCGGCGGAGTGATCCCGATGACCGTGAGCGCCGACCTCCCCGAAACGTCCGTGGCCCCGCCGCCGCCCGTCCACACCCACGGCACGCCGCTGACCAACACCATCCTCTATCTCGATGGCGTGCACGTCTCGTTCGACGGCTTCCGGGCACTGAACCAGCTCTCGCTCGCCATCGCGCCCGGCGAGATGCGGGCGATCATCGGCCCGAACGGCGCCGGCAAGACCACGATGATGGATTGCATCACCGGCAAGACCAAGCCGGACGGCGGCGTGGTGATGTTCGACGGCGCCGTCGACCTCACCCAGCTCGACGAGGCGGCCATCGCGGAACTCGGCATCGGCCGCAAGTTCCAGAAGCCGACGGTGTTCGAGACGCTGACGGTGGAGGACAATGTCCGCCTCGCGCTCAAGGGGCCGCGCAGTCCGTGGTCGGCCCTGTTCGGCGAGCGCAACCGCATCGCCCGCGAGCGCATCACCGAGGTGCTCGACATCGCCCGCATGACCGAGCATCGCGACCGCCTCGCCGCCGACC contains the following coding sequences:
- the urtB gene encoding urea ABC transporter permease subunit UrtB — its product is MACLLTCLVVAAGLGLSGTPARADAVDDALALIASPKFPDIEKGVTELAASGAPEAATVIEALGDGRLMVDAGSKTLFVKAPDGALTDARTGAAVADAPSGLKAVRVNNRVRRAVDAAVGMLTLMSPDPAKRLAAADAVFKSRDEAALPAIEAALAKETDPGIRTVLEQAHAVLILNDPQANAEARSAAVASIVARGDQDALSILDAAKAGASPADAAAIDAGIRAIQNKQQIAAVFQNVWYGLSLGSVLLLAAIGLAITFGVMGIINMAHGEMVMLGAYTTFVVQEVCRAYAPDMIGLSLPVAIPLAFVVTGAVGVLIERTVIRHLYGRPLETLLATWGISLILQQAVRSLFGPTNRQVDAPSYMSGAFEVAGVTITYGRMWIVVFAIAVFFGLLTLLKSTSFGLKMRAVTQNRKMAASMGIRTPMVDTMAFAMGSGIAGIAGVALSQIDNVSPNLGQGYIVDSFMVVVFGGVGNLWGTLVSALTLGVANKLLEPYAGAVLGKILILVLLILFIQKKPRGLFALKGRAIEA
- the urtC gene encoding urea ABC transporter permease subunit UrtC produces the protein MSAPSSTPTASPARFGFLDTKGRIFLIVLVAAGIFVPFANLVFPPDSAFHVPTYAVSLMGKYLSYALLALALDLVWGYCGILSLGHGAFFALGGYAMGMYLMRQIGSRGVYGNPVLPDFMVFLNWTELPWYWYGFDSFAFAMLMVVVAPGILAFVFGWLTFRSRVNGVYLSIITQAMTFALLLAFFRNDMGFGGNNGLTDFKDILGFDIRAEGVRVALFVATLVALALGYLISRALTLSTYGKVLVAVRDAESRTRFLGYRVEHYKLVAWTVSAMMAGVAGALYVTQVGIINPSEFSPANSIEAVIWVAVGGRGTLVGAALGAVVVNFAKTWLTGALPEVWLFALGLLFVVVTLYLPKGILGVVNQWKNRRRAPPASAAPEPVAFTATEKPAE
- the urtD gene encoding urea ABC transporter ATP-binding protein UrtD; the encoded protein is MTVSADLPETSVAPPPPVHTHGTPLTNTILYLDGVHVSFDGFRALNQLSLAIAPGEMRAIIGPNGAGKTTMMDCITGKTKPDGGVVMFDGAVDLTQLDEAAIAELGIGRKFQKPTVFETLTVEDNVRLALKGPRSPWSALFGERNRIARERITEVLDIARMTEHRDRLAADLSHGQKQWLEIAMLLAQDPKLLLVDEPVAGMTDSETMETAKLLKKICAQGHAVVVVEHDMLFVRELDCKVTVLHEGSTLAEGSIDAVSVNERVVEVYLGR